DNA from Clarias gariepinus isolate MV-2021 ecotype Netherlands chromosome 8, CGAR_prim_01v2, whole genome shotgun sequence:
attaaacggaaatagataaaaacaccgtaatgtaaaatactgtacatagcccgcattgtattccgtacctacaacgaccggtatagataaattacagatgttaccgtgtctttaagtattattaaggatgtcgtaaaaaatattgcaataagtagttttattaattaatttaatcattaattaaaaatagcataagcatcatgggttgtgtattgagtgatttaaatctgttttatgaatcgttttttatccctcttttttaccacatcatctttttatgaaactatgttgacgtaagttatgttataaatatatatcaaatatagtaaccggctgcttggacactgcagttaactgaagcagtcaatgctccatctggcggaattatacagcattgcaaccatctttttagaaagcgcatgggggcgtttatggggcggggcatcgttaactacgtcatcgcgggggatcacattccgtgcacggatcgatcatggtcctgtcacggtcctgtcatggacctatcatgctccaagcggctgtttgacgtggctcccactgtagttagtattacttttatatatacagtagtatattgCCTGTATGTTGTATAATGTACTtgtaatcaaattcaaattcaaattttatttgtcacatacaaaaaatataaatatgcatatacGTGTTATTATAACCATCTTGTCCGGGTCGTTGCAGGTATTCCTGCCTCAATAAGCTGGTGCTGGAACACTGGTGACAGCGTAGCGTTCGTCTCGCACCGCGGCCCTCTGTACGTGTGGGTTGTTTCAGGACCGGACGCGGGCGTCACCGTACACAAAGAGGCTCACAGCTTCCTGTCGGATATCTGCCTGTTCCGCTGGCATCCGATAAAAAAGGGCAAAGTGGTGTTCGGGCACACGGACGGGAGTCTGTCCATCTTTCAGCCAGGTCTGTGATAATCACCTTACAATCTGGTCTTTAAACATGCCTATATGTTCTGACATAATCTTTAGGTAACATTTACACTAGTTGCAATTTAGTagcattatatacagtactgtgcaaaagtaatgCCACCCCCCTGTCAGACTTTTTCTTGTATTTGAGAAATAATTCTTCAGGCATACTGAAACACGTTTTGTCATAAATAATATCCAACTTAAGACATGaaacagtgagaaacagatgcagatgaagatagatgatcaggccggtgaatACTATTctggtgatgctgagtggttggaacaaatGAGAGGGGGAATGAGATTGCTGCTGACGTTGTTAcatagacattttttaaattgcaatctttatgcactttgcagcctgtgagaataaaacattttgtttacatttctttaatttaatctgcattgtttaatttcatttaatatgaagtaatcagggggggtcaagacttttacaCTGTATGCATACCTTAAAGATGCATAATTTATAAGTactctaaatatttatttataagtacTCCAAATAAGACACTCAATATAAGAATGGTTAGTTAAGAATCTATTTGTATTTATACTCATGAAATCTCAGGAGATTAGTACTTTAACCCCAGTACAACAGGTTTGCTATTTAAAGTCCGTGGACAAAGTGCTGGCTGATGATGTAAATGTCCCGTCTAGGCTCGAAGAATCAGAAGCACGTGTTGCGTCCGGAGTCTCTGGAGGGAACGGATGAGGAGGATCCGGTTACTGCTCTGGAGTGGGACCCTCTGAGTACCGACTACCTGCTGGTAGCTAACATGCACAACGGCATCAGGCTGCTCGACTCTGATTCGCTGTCGTGTGTGACGGCGTTCAGTTTACCGAGCGCAGCCGCGTCCGTACAGTGCCTGGCGTGGGTGCCTACTGCCCCGGGCATGTTTATTACAGGGGGTAAGAGAGAGTCtcagctgtacacacacaccagtgatgGCTTAGCACGTCACAAGACACATTATTGCAAACACTCGTTACACAACTACTAACATTTACCACCGTCTTTATGGCTGATGTCTGTTTGCTTTTAAGAAAGTCACACATTGCGGATCCGTGCATGCCGtgccaaaatatatattttttttacaatataaagtACATCACCTTACTAGTGGTTTTTATGTGGTATGTCCATTATTAGTGACTGTGTAAGTAATGGCAATGCATGGTGAGAGGTGCTGATATGGAAAACTAATCAAATACCTTTAGCCAATTAAAATCTGACTCACCTGCAACATTCGTAAACTAGTTTAGCTAATAGGTTGCAAAATACCTAATGGTGGCTAGCAAGTTACCATTGGCTTCCACTCCacgttttttttctgatttaagGAAATATCTCAGGCATCAATCTGTTTACgctgtttttttaagcatttttcctgttttgctgtgtgtgtgaagactcTCAGGTGGGCGTGTTGAGAGTGTGGAACGTATCGAGGATGACTCCACTGGACAATTTTAAACTGAAGAAGACAGGATTCCACGCTCTCCATGTGTTAAACTCTCCACCAGCCAAGAAAGGTCAGATTCGTCTGCCTCCATGTgctggatggaaaaaaaaaaaaaaaaaaattcaattaaagcTACATATCAAGAGAACACATTCAGTAGAAACCAGGTGTAGCTGTACTTTGtctttgtacagtacacatgcaACGCTAGCAGTTAGCAGTGAACATGATGCTATTCCTGTTTAGTTAGGGTCCAGCCTAAAGTCTAGTTGGTTTTAGTCCACTAAGAGTTGCCATAGAAACCTTGTGCAACTGGAAGtggattatatttaattatatttatatttagagaTAGAGAACTTTGCACTCTTACTCATCTCTTCCTCTATGTCTCTAGTTTCCAGCTCAATCTCTCCGTCCAAGAATCACTACACGTCATCTACGAGCGAGGCAGTTCCTCCTCCGACTCTCTCACAGAACCAGGCGTTCTCTCTGCCACCTGGACACGCCGTCTGCTGCTTCATGGACGGAGGAGTCGGCCTCTATGACATGGGGGCGAAGAAATGGGACTTTCTCCGAGACCTGGTAAAAGCACAGGGCGAATATTTAACACAAATCAGTGTCTGATTTTACTGAGAAACCTGCGTTATAcagtagctgtgtgtgtgtgtgtgtgtgtgtgtgtgtgtgtgtaatttttagGGTCATGTAGAGACCATATTTGATTGTAAGTTCAAGCCTGATGACCCAAACCTGCTCGCTACTGCCTCGTTTGATGGAACAATCAAAGTGTGGGACATTAACACTTTGACAGCGGTGTACACGTCTCCCGGGAACGAAGGAGTCATCTACTCTCTCTCCTGGGCTCCTGGTGAGATACACCATCTGTAAAACTAAGACATGAGGACATCTTTAGAATTAGGAGATTTGTTTGCTGAAAGTAGctaatattcataataataacaactagCGAGAAtgttgtagaattttttttcttccatttttaccACATTTGTCAGAACATACCCCGCAAGAGAGTATAAGTTGTACCCCTGGGGTGCAAGAGGTGCTGAATTTGCCCCATTGATATATTATGGTGAAGGCACTTCTTATTGAAACAGGAAGTTGCATTCCCTGCTGTGGTAACGTCCATTGCACTTTAAAACTGAACCTAACTGTGGAGCCCATTGTCATAGAGACATGGGGGTGGGCTCTGTCtaattagcatcatgctagcaacctGATAATTATGTAAGCATCATGCAAGCAACTTGCTAATAACATTGGAATCATGGTAGCAACATCCTAATTACATTGGAATCATGCtaacaacatgctaatatagttagcataatgctagcaataTGCTGATCATGTTAGCATCATAAAAGCAACCTGCTAATCACATTGGAATTATACtaacaacatgctaatatagttagcataatgctaacaACATTCTAATTATATTAGCATCATGCAAGCAACCtgctaatcatgttagcatcatgcAAGCAACATGCTACtatagttagcataatgctagcaacacgCTAATCATAATATGCTAACATGTTAGTGAGCTAATTTTACTCAGGCAACCAATTAGTCTTTTAGGATCATTGTGAAGCTGTCAAGCCACGCAATAGCAACCACTTTAGAGCACCTTAGCAACTTATCCTGTAGACTGCCATTATGAAAGGCCAGAGGCCCGAGTtttgccacggcaagcacctCTCACATCTTCTTCagaaaatgtacctctctagttattattattcttattattattattaccttcaGTGCTAGTATTTGCAATAACCTGTTGTGCTAAAATCTAGGAGTTTGTGCAGAGTTTATATTTAGTCTATAATTATGACATTGGTTTATTCCACACTGCTACCCAAAGGAGACCTGAACTGTATAGCCGGAGCCACGTCCAGAAACGGAGCGTTCATCTGGGATGTAAAAAAGggcaaaatgatcacaagattTAACGAGGTACACCATACATTATATCTGTGAGATGAGTGACAATAAAAGTCAGTGTCTGCATATAATGTTGTTTATAGATTTACACTATATATAAAGTGCTGTTTGATATTGTGGAAAGGAAGGAAACAGGTCAGACTCCATGACCCTTGGAGCTGAAAGTGACACACACTGATTGCTAGGTATAGAACCTTATTGTTTggatttttctgtttgtgtgtgtgtgtgtttgcagcacGGGAAGAACGGTATCTTTTGCATCGCATGGAGCCATAAAGATTCCAAACGCATTGCAACGTGCAGTGGAGACGGGTTCTGGTAAATGTCTGGTTTTTCTAATTAATGTCTTTCGAATTTGTTCATGGATGGTATGAGATTTTTTTAATCCCTCATTactgcttttattatttattggttTCAGTATCATCAGAACCATCGATGGTAAATTGCTGCATAAGTATAAACACCCTGCAGCCGTGTTCGGGTGTGACTGGAGTCAGAATAACAAGTGAGTGTCTCTCggaatgtctgtgtgtctgtctattTGTTGGTCTGGCTAGCTAGCTAATAATTGGCTATTCACATACCGGtatgtttatttcttacttTATAAGGTGTACTCCTAATAGAGTAATGCAAAAGTTTTAgtagcaaaaacaaacatactgtagcctgAAAACTATGTGCCTTGGGCTGAGGACACACACCTTTAGACAGGATTTTATATCGTGTTAAAAATTGCGCCTTTTATATTGATTAAaaagtttgatttaatattttttgtatactgTACGGTGTAACAAACTCTctactattaatattaaaacaactgCCTGTTACAACGGCGCCTCATAAATACCTGTCGCACTGTCGcaaaattgtacatttatggctgcactgcaattaaccccatttctcttttttattgtaatttatatattttttatttatatcctttttatatatcttgtagtttttgtccatcattgcactagtaactctggtcagttctcattaccctgtgtatactgactgtaTGTAAGATACAGTGTGGAGTCTATAACCTGTCTTACTGTTATTGTCTCTAATGCTGCTGGATATCTGAGATTTGCTTTGACTATAGCGTTTACGGCAGAGGggtcattttaaatgtttattgtgcaactggcaacccagcctgttagttaagagggctgTGTTCCGttcggtaagtagtttctgagaattagactgcacagggagcagaaagcacactttaaagtacactgcggcacggacagcagcaatcggctctccactgctcttcctgtgatatcccggatgtgaagacctgaattttattacctgaattttgtctacctgaattttgtctacctgaatttgtaagattgaaaaataatgaagattgtatttttaacacttgaacatatttttgaactgcagtttagtaacttgaatatttttgcattgaattttaaatgcctggattacattttcacttgaaatatacaaccacaataaattgcagtggcaaaaatttcaaacgtTGTAAATGCTCTAggaatttttttcaattcagattaaattgcaatgcagaaaaattcaaaattcaacctgctattttgttttgaagaattttggcactattatacttccatataagtatcactaacaagtggttttcataTGGCCACATGAAAACCACTGTAAGTTTTCATCATGTTGTTTGCATATGGAAATACTATTACTTTCCCTCTTTAGCATACTTTAGCTATCATTTCTCCTGGTCATTTTTATACTAAAATTTAACTGTTAGTGAACTTTATTTATAatcttttaaagtaaatttttttcaccaagttgatggttcagcactatccttcaaggctttaataatgcattgggtTCTTAAGTTAATTTAGTCATTTCACgtcttcttagttgttttctttgcttgtcaTAGGTTAACCCTTTATAAGCGGAACCTTTGTACAGCAGTATATACAGTTTCATGTCCTATATCATATATTGTCAATGCATGTACCAGAGTACCTCCAGATTCTAATGTCACTTTAAATCACTTTAAACACTCCTTATAATTCTTCACTTgatctcactcattcactcacttacttactcacttactcactcatcatctatatctctttatcctgtattcagggtcgcgggggcctggagcctataccaggaaacttacgtagggcacaaggcggtgcaccctggacagggtgccaatcgatcgcagggcacacacacatactgtacacacactacggacaatttagGAACACAGATTAGCCTTATCAGGAGGTTGAGGTCAGATCACCCAAACCTATTATTATCACCAGGTTTAACCTCTGgtctcatcctcctcctctctctctgtctcagagACATGATTGCGACCGGATGTGAGGATAAAAACGTAAGAGTCTACTACTTGGCCACGAGCTCAGATCAGCCGCTGAAGGTGTTTACCGGACACACGGCCAAAGTGTTCCACGTGCGCTGGTCTCCTCTTAGAGAAGGAATCCTGTGCAGCGGCTCAGACGACGGGTAATTCCGTTTCCAGCGTATTTACACtggaaaatgttattttaagttGGTAGTAAAAATTCTCTGAGCATTTTGCGTGACTGTATAAAGTTTTTGTTctgttataattaaatatataccaGTGCATGTGTACAGGCTTTCACTGTTTCACTGTTAGTGTTTAATTCACTGTCaaagctaattattttcttaaataattaatatttttcgtATTCatttatgggtgtgtgtgtgtgtgtgtgtatgtcgcAGGACGGTGCGTATTTGGGACTACACGCAGGACGCCTGCATTAACGTGCTGAGCGGACACACAGCTCCAGTACGTGGTCTGATGTGGAACTCAGAGGTACCTTACCTGCTCACCTCAGGCAGTTGGGACTACACCATCCGTGTGTGGGACACCAGGGATGGGACCTGTCTGGACACCGTCTATGACCATGGAGCCGACGTCTATGGTACTGCACACTGTCCCTATAGCATTgggtttacatttacagtactgcCTAAAAGTCAGTAGTAACAGCTGTAGtatttgctctgtgtgtgtgtaacactgaCGTCAGGTCTGACGTGCCACCCAAGTCGCCCGTTCACCATGGCGTCCTGCTCCAGGGACTCTACTGTGCGCCTGTGGTCACTTACCCCTCTGATCGCCCCGCTGCTCATCAATATCCTAACCGAGCACAGCTGGGACGACATCATCGGAAACACAGGTGAGGATCTAAGGATCCGGGTCAGAGGGACATCGGTTATGTTTCAAAATAAGCAAAATGATTTGCATTAgcaaagaatattttattttaattttcagacATTATGAAGCTTTTTAGCTCTCGTCTTGTTAAGTGTTTAACATGTTGAGTGAGAGACACTGATCTTGTTTATTACAGATCGGGCGATGGTTCCTGGTGCTCCCCCTCTCCTCTGTGGTAAAGTGTCCAGAGACATCAAGCAGGAACTCGACAAACTTTCCAGTGAGGTGCGAATGAAGAAACTGCGCTGGTTCTCTGAATGCTTCTCGGTCAGTAAAACCAAACCTGCACACTTTTGCAGTATCAGCCGATGCTATTTGTAGGAAAAGATgacaagtgtgtgtttttagccTCCAGGAGGAAGCCATAACCTATGGGACCTGGTGGCTGTGATTAAGGGGCAAGATGACAGCTTACTGCCACAGAACTACGGCCAGGGCATCATGCACATGAAACACCTCGTCCGCTTTAAAACGGTAAGAGCTGATGGAATAAAAAGCATTACTAGGTCTAGCTTTGCACCCTCTTACTGATTTTATCAGACCAAACTCAACTAGTTCTTCTGGAAGTAAAATGAGACTCATTGCTTTCAAGacacaaataaaaattcagcaataataataaaatgcaaaacattaagcccagtaTTGTATTAGTTGCCCCCGGGAAGCTTTGACCCCTTGGGTAATGACTACACATGACCTCTGGAAGTGTGCTCTGGTCTCTGGCACCAGGAActtggcagtggatcctttgcGTGCTTTGGGTTGTGGGGTGGGTTATACTTGCattagacttgtttgtccagcggATTTCATGAGTGCCTGATCAAATTGGTATCTGGAGAATTGAGAGGATGCATCAACATCCTTGAAGTCTTTGCCTGTTAAGCTCCATATGCAGCTGGCTGTGACACACTGGATGTTCTAATATCTTTCTATGGCTTTTCTGTAGGAATTGGTCTGGATGGGCTGGACTTTGGTCCCCAGAGgtatgggtgagccttgggtccCAGGTCACCAGGTTAATGATGTGTAGTTGATCACTGTTATTCACTTCAgctggtcataatgttattaaTGATGTTACTAAGTTCAATATGGTTAATTACTCAATACAtagtgattatttatttatttgaaaccaaaatagaaaaaaaaaatgttcaaccACACACTAGAGAGGCATTAAgggccatttatttattttatttatcatgaaCAAGTAATAACCATGAACAAGGTCTACATATTTTATGACGTCATGGTTTCACCTGAGCCAGGTGTCataggtcttacatattcatgaaaagttgTGGATTATTCAGTAAAACAGAGCCTGTGCTGAAAAACGTTAACACATCCAAAACTTTCATGGACTcagttttgtgttaaaaaaacaatctgTCAGATTTGTTTATTCTCCATTTTCAGCTTTTCTGCTaaagtttaaaattgtatttgtttgtatgtgtacTTTGACCTAAGTTTAAATGTTGCCCATGAATGTAACATATTTACATCAGCCACATTACACATCACCAAAAGCTACATGGATCATAAAGATCAAATGCTGTGACAGTGTTTTTGGAAGTTTCAGATCAGATCAGCCGCTGAAGGTGATTCTTATTTCTTCTGGCCTGTAAACGACTTTACGTCGTGTAGAACAAGCATGCGTAGGCCAATCAGGGAGAGGTCACCAGTACTTCACCTGATTGACTTGCTGTCTTGTTGTTCCTTCTTTTCAGTTGGTTCATTGATTAAGTTTGGAATCTTGGAATTCTTTGGAAATCTTTGAAATCTTAACAATTAGGGCTTTGTTCCAGTCATGAGGAATTATGTCTTTCTCCTGGATGTTTCTGAAGTGGTCTGTGATCACCGTGGCTGCAGTGTTAGCTTT
Protein-coding regions in this window:
- the wdr17 gene encoding WD repeat-containing protein 17 isoform X1, which gives rise to MSQVKQVGLLAAGCQPWNKDVCAASGDRFAYCATLAIYVYQLDHRYNEFKLRAIMSEHKKTITAISWCPHNADVFASASADNLLIIWNVAEQKVVARLDNTKGIPASISWCWNTGDSVAFVSHRGPLYVWVVSGPDAGVTVHKEAHSFLSDICLFRWHPIKKGKVVFGHTDGSLSIFQPGSKNQKHVLRPESLEGTDEEDPVTALEWDPLSTDYLLVANMHNGIRLLDSDSLSCVTAFSLPSAAASVQCLAWVPTAPGMFITGDSQVGVLRVWNVSRMTPLDNFKLKKTGFHALHVLNSPPAKKVSSSISPSKNHYTSSTSEAVPPPTLSQNQAFSLPPGHAVCCFMDGGVGLYDMGAKKWDFLRDLGHVETIFDCKFKPDDPNLLATASFDGTIKVWDINTLTAVYTSPGNEGVIYSLSWAPGDLNCIAGATSRNGAFIWDVKKGKMITRFNEHGKNGIFCIAWSHKDSKRIATCSGDGFCIIRTIDGKLLHKYKHPAAVFGCDWSQNNKDMIATGCEDKNVRVYYLATSSDQPLKVFTGHTAKVFHVRWSPLREGILCSGSDDGTVRIWDYTQDACINVLSGHTAPVRGLMWNSEVPYLLTSGSWDYTIRVWDTRDGTCLDTVYDHGADVYGLTCHPSRPFTMASCSRDSTVRLWSLTPLIAPLLINILTEHSWDDIIGNTDRAMVPGAPPLLCGKVSRDIKQELDKLSSEVRMKKLRWFSECFSPPGGSHNLWDLVAVIKGQDDSLLPQNYGQGIMHMKHLVRFKTSEAQELTIVKMSKFGGGIGAPSKEERLKAAAEIHLRLGQIQRYCELMVELGEWEKALSVAPGVSMKYWKKLMQRRADQLMQEGNDDVIPYCIATGDVKKLVSFFTSRGQLKEALLVAQGACEGNIHSPAITSINHLVSTDNDNIETYTGLLHVVCRELAEWYFQEGCAVLAACCHLAVDNTELAMASLIRGNELELAVCVGTVLGESAQEATHYVLELLARKYMTTATCFPCVRYRDLAARLLQMIPDNETLLAKLCAFYPGSSAERNDLHDKCGLPSLEECKDLAEEAHSQGEISQAVKYHLLSPEPEKALPIGTAFIKEQLRCPDWTVDSVYPILDLLSYIRTDRLVLAKCSDERNELLILCGYIGALLAIGRQYSSIVPALYEYTSQLLKRREVDLPLQIDQLSVELEAWRACTHSLNKGAEETSYTPPTEAQRAEYTLLLSRMRAEPLKGLQGPDYVTGSSLPSHSDVQISCFTGLRIQGPVFFLEDGKSSISLNDALMWAKVNPFSPLGTGIHLNPF
- the wdr17 gene encoding WD repeat-containing protein 17 isoform X2, with the translated sequence MSQVKQVGLLAAGCQPWNKDVCAASGDRFAYCATLAIYVYQLDHRYNEFKLRAIMSEHKKTITAISWCPHNADVFASASADNLLIIWNVAEQKVVARLDNTKGIPASISWCWNTGDSVAFVSHRGPLYVWVVSGPDAGVTVHKEAHSFLSDICLFRWHPIKKGKVVFGHTDGSLSIFQPGSKNQKHVLRPESLEGTDEEDPVTALEWDPLSTDYLLVANMHNGIRLLDSDSLSCVTAFSLPSAAASVQCLAWVPTAPGMFITGDSQVGVLRVWNVSRMTPLDNFKLKKTGFHALHVLNSPPAKKVSSSISPSKNHYTSSTSEAVPPPTLSQNQAFSLPPGHAVCCFMDGGVGLYDMGAKKWDFLRDLGHVETIFDCKFKPDDPNLLATASFDGTIKVWDINTLTAVYTSPGNEGVIYSLSWAPGDLNCIAGATSRNGAFIWDVKKGKMITRFNEHGKNGIFCIAWSHKDSKRIATCSGDGFCIIRTIDGKLLHKYKHPAAVFGCDWSQNNKDMIATGCEDKNVRVYYLATSSDQPLKVFTGHTAKVFHVRWSPLREGILCSGSDDGTVRIWDYTQDACINVLSGHTAPVRGLMWNSEVPYLLTSGSWDYTIRVWDTRDGTCLDTVYDHGADVYGLTCHPSRPFTMASCSRDSTVRLWSLTPLIAPLLINILTEHSWDDIIGNTDRAMVPGAPPLLCGKVSRDIKQELDKLSSEVRMKKLRWFSECFSPPGGSHNLWDLVAVIKGQDDSLLPQNYGQGIMHMKHLVRFKTSEAQELTIVKMSKFGGGIGAPSKEERLKAAAEIHLRLGQIQRYCELMVELGEWEKALSVAPGVSMKYWKKLMQRRADQLMQEGNDDVIPYCIATGDVKKLVSFFTSRGQLKEALLVAQGACEGNIHSPAITSINHLVSTDNDNIETYTGLLHVVCRELAEWYFQEGCAVLAACCHLAVDNTELAMASLIRGNELELAVCVGTVLGESAQEATHYVLELLARKYMTTATWDLAARLLQMIPDNETLLAKLCAFYPGSSAERNDLHDKCGLPSLEECKDLAEEAHSQGEISQAVKYHLLSPEPEKALPIGTAFIKEQLRCPDWTVDSVYPILDLLSYIRTDRLVLAKCSDERNELLILCGYIGALLAIGRQYSSIVPALYEYTSQLLKRREVDLPLQIDQLSVELEAWRACTHSLNKGAEETSYTPPTEAQRAEYTLLLSRMRAEPLKGLQGPDYVTGSSLPSHSDVQISCFTGLRIQGPVFFLEDGKSSISLNDALMWAKVNPFSPLGTGIHLNPF